The following proteins are encoded in a genomic region of Xanthomonas cassavae CFBP 4642:
- the rng gene encoding ribonuclease G yields the protein MSEEILVNVTPRETRVAVIENGMLQELHIERGWRRGVVGNIYKGKVQRVMPGMQAAFVEVGLERAAFLHANDVVRPVPAPASVVDTEETPLPPPATSVPIVELLRDGQDIVVQVVKDPIGTKGARLTTQISIPSRYLVLLPQSRIVGVSARIEDEAERLRLKTIVSEVSAQHGGFGYIIRTNAEGQPAEALAEDIAYLSRVWNVVERRGREAPPCSIIYEDLSLPLRAVRDLIRKDVEKVKVDSNETFVQLQAFVAKYMPVLAERLELYTGDRPIFDLYGVEDEIGRALNKQVPLKSGGYLVIDQTEAMTTIDVNTGSFVGQRNLEETVFRTNLEAAQAVARQLRLRNLGGIIIIDFIDMDDAEHRRQVLRTLEKALARDHAKTTVYEFSPLGLVEMTRKRTVESLERQLSETCGHCGGRGTIKTAETVTYEIFREITRAVRQFDAARLLVIASSKVVSRITDEESAAVAELEEFLGKSIRFQSDDQYLQEQFDVVLL from the coding sequence ATGTCGGAAGAGATTTTGGTCAACGTCACCCCGCGCGAGACCCGTGTGGCGGTGATCGAGAACGGCATGCTGCAGGAACTGCATATCGAGCGCGGCTGGCGCCGGGGCGTGGTGGGCAATATCTACAAGGGCAAGGTGCAGCGGGTGATGCCGGGCATGCAGGCGGCCTTCGTCGAAGTGGGGCTGGAGCGCGCGGCGTTCCTGCACGCCAACGACGTGGTGCGCCCGGTGCCGGCACCGGCCAGTGTGGTCGACACCGAAGAAACCCCGCTGCCGCCGCCGGCCACCTCGGTTCCCATCGTCGAGCTGTTGCGCGACGGCCAGGACATCGTGGTGCAGGTGGTCAAGGACCCGATCGGCACCAAGGGCGCGCGCCTGACCACCCAGATCAGCATCCCCTCGCGCTACTTAGTGCTGCTGCCGCAGTCCAGGATCGTCGGGGTGTCGGCGCGGATCGAGGACGAGGCTGAGCGACTGCGCCTGAAGACCATCGTCAGCGAGGTCTCTGCCCAGCATGGCGGCTTCGGCTACATCATCCGCACCAACGCCGAGGGCCAGCCGGCCGAGGCGCTGGCCGAAGACATCGCCTACCTGTCGCGGGTCTGGAACGTGGTCGAGCGGCGCGGCCGCGAAGCGCCGCCGTGCAGCATCATCTATGAAGACCTGAGCCTGCCGCTGCGGGCGGTGCGCGACCTGATCCGAAAGGACGTGGAAAAGGTCAAGGTGGATTCCAATGAAACCTTCGTGCAGTTGCAGGCCTTCGTGGCCAAGTACATGCCGGTGCTGGCCGAGCGGCTGGAGCTGTACACCGGCGATCGGCCGATCTTCGACCTGTACGGGGTGGAAGACGAGATCGGGCGCGCGTTGAACAAGCAGGTGCCGCTCAAGTCCGGTGGCTACCTGGTGATCGACCAGACCGAAGCGATGACCACCATCGACGTCAACACCGGCTCGTTCGTGGGGCAGCGCAACCTGGAAGAAACCGTGTTCCGCACCAACCTGGAAGCGGCGCAGGCGGTGGCGCGGCAGCTGCGGCTGCGCAACCTGGGCGGCATCATCATCATCGACTTCATCGATATGGACGACGCCGAGCACCGCCGCCAGGTGCTGCGCACGCTGGAAAAGGCGCTGGCGCGCGATCACGCCAAGACCACCGTGTACGAGTTCTCGCCGCTGGGCCTGGTGGAGATGACCCGCAAGCGCACCGTCGAAAGCCTGGAGCGCCAGCTCTCGGAAACCTGCGGGCACTGCGGCGGGCGCGGGACCATCAAGACCGCCGAAACGGTGACCTACGAGATCTTCCGCGAGATCACCCGCGCGGTGCGCCAGTTCGACGCCGCCCGGCTGTTGGTGATCGCCTCGTCCAAGGTGGTGTCGCGCATCACCGACGAAGAGTCGGCAGCCGTGGCCGAGCTCGAAGAATTCCTTGGCAAGAGCATCCGCTTCCAGTCCGACGACCAGTACCTGCAGGAACAGTTCGATGTGGTGCTGCTGTGA
- a CDS encoding Maf-like protein, translating to MLYLASRSPRRQELLQRLDVPFQTLELDVPELRAPNESPEHYVQRVALDKARAGLAQVQAGDSDAIVLGSDTEVVLGERVFGKPADVDDAIAMLRVLSGRTHQVLTAVVLVCAQRAPAQAVLVSEVTFATLDEARIAAYAACGEPMGKAGAYAIQGRAERFITHLSGSYSGVMGLPLFHTSQLLTAFGAH from the coding sequence ATGCTCTATCTCGCCTCCCGCTCGCCCCGCCGACAAGAATTGCTGCAACGTCTGGACGTGCCGTTCCAGACCCTGGAACTGGACGTGCCCGAGTTGCGCGCGCCGAACGAGTCGCCCGAGCACTATGTGCAGCGCGTGGCGCTGGACAAGGCGCGTGCCGGTCTGGCGCAGGTGCAGGCCGGCGACTCCGATGCGATCGTGCTGGGCTCCGATACCGAAGTGGTGCTAGGCGAGCGGGTGTTCGGCAAGCCGGCCGATGTGGACGATGCGATCGCCATGCTGCGCGTGCTGTCCGGGCGCACCCATCAGGTCCTCACGGCGGTGGTCCTGGTCTGCGCACAGCGCGCCCCGGCGCAGGCGGTGCTGGTGTCGGAGGTGACGTTCGCTACGCTGGACGAGGCACGGATCGCCGCCTACGCGGCCTGTGGCGAACCGATGGGCAAGGCCGGCGCGTATGCGATCCAGGGGCGCGCGGAGCGTTTCATCACCCATCTGTCCGGTAGCTACTCCGGTGTGATGGGGTTGCCGTTGTTTCATACCTCGCAGTTGCTCACAGCCTTCGGAGCGCATTGA
- a CDS encoding SIMPL domain-containing protein, whose amino-acid sequence MRTTLKPLLLALSLAAGTAMTAHAQPAPSYALPNDGTLLNVSAEAEAKRVPDIATLSAGVVTQATDGNAAMRQNAEQMSKVMSAVKAVGIADKDVQTSGINLSPQYTYKENEAPKINGYQASNTVSLKVRDIAKLGKVLDALVANGANDINGPSFSIDQPEPVYDEARVAALKKAQTRADTYAKSLGLKVRRIVSISEVRSGGGVRPMMMAASMRSAKAEMDTPVSPGESTLSINLDVTFELGR is encoded by the coding sequence ATGCGTACTACCCTCAAGCCGTTGCTGCTGGCCCTGTCCCTCGCTGCCGGAACCGCCATGACCGCCCACGCTCAACCCGCGCCGAGCTACGCCCTTCCCAATGACGGCACCCTGCTCAACGTCTCGGCCGAGGCCGAGGCCAAGCGCGTACCGGACATCGCCACGTTGTCGGCTGGCGTGGTCACCCAGGCCACCGACGGCAACGCCGCGATGCGCCAGAACGCCGAACAGATGAGCAAGGTCATGAGCGCGGTGAAGGCCGTCGGCATCGCCGACAAGGACGTGCAGACCAGCGGCATCAACCTCAGCCCGCAGTACACCTACAAGGAAAACGAGGCGCCGAAGATCAACGGCTACCAGGCCAGCAACACCGTCAGCCTGAAGGTGCGCGACATCGCCAAGCTGGGCAAGGTGCTCGACGCCCTGGTCGCCAATGGCGCCAACGACATCAACGGCCCCAGCTTCTCGATCGACCAGCCCGAACCGGTCTACGACGAAGCACGCGTGGCCGCACTGAAAAAGGCCCAGACCCGCGCCGACACCTACGCCAAGTCGCTGGGCCTGAAGGTGCGCCGCATCGTCAGCATCTCCGAAGTACGCAGTGGCGGCGGTGTGCGTCCGATGATGATGGCCGCCTCGATGCGCTCGGCCAAGGCCGAGATGGATACACCGGTGTCTCCGGGCGAAAGCACTCTGTCGATCAACCTGGATGTGACGTTCGAACTGGGGCGTTGA
- a CDS encoding TonB-dependent receptor domain-containing protein, with product MTARLVSPPPVRRPSHARLCRISVLALALSGAVGILATGTAAAQSTTAGIYGSVPAGSGATVTAQSDTGFTRSATVDGSGRYAIGNLPVGTYTVTLQREGQAAETRRNIALRVGAGIDVSFGSSDGSGDTATLGTITVTGKNISPVDVSATASRTVITAEQLQRLPLARSGEAIALLSPGAVQGSGYFGNAISFGGAGVTENAYYLNGYLSSNPLSNIGGVTLPFGAIDQQETYTGGYSARYGRSAGGVLSQVGKRGTNQWHFGAQVLWRPKSLSSEDKNVFYPDTAPPSGYEYSDESLPGTLYRSRKDDTFWNTVYSVYGGGPLIEDRLFVFVAAEQERSEGVSTARRDDPVIGRNSYRTDEPKVYAKIDWNINDSNILELTGVKNNSRDSGVYSDFNGYAGVNGDANGAFADTVKVNDRYYIGKYTSYITDDLTLSATYGKSRQTDFRNNPSTAPLLSNTNLQDPAITGGSEIRNNQTSSQARDGENTTRGLRIDLEYVLGSHTLAAGVDNMYFNANNEGVITTGPGFGWVYGRSSRPTSPISAALGVGPAGGNGYYAYRSVFNTATSMSVEQKAYFLEDKWQVNDKLLLTLGIRNDKFTNFNDAGEPYVTSGDQWAPRLGLSWDVFGDSSLKVYGNAGRYYLALPNSVAIRGASPSTFTREYFTYTGIDAQGSPTGLTPVAVDPSAGFSCSGNIVSSNLECGQAPDAAGIAASDLKSMYQDEFMLGFDKTLGESWVTGAKATYRTLGATIDDVCDADRMRTKLTAIGVDPSTVNVPGCIIFNPGETNSFSLANLDGSGRTSVSMSPSDWGFDKKAKRTYLAVDLFLQHPFDGKWEGRIDYTWSRNFGNTEGQVKSDIGQADVSKTQDWDAAALMWYSGGYLANDRRHQIKIYGSYQIAPEWLIAGNIRVLSGTPKSCLGYVSINGISEDSDAGDPVGYGSSYHTCNGQPSRPGDAGRLPWTKIVDLGLTYRPAFADNKLAMTLQAFNIFNERKPLQVDSTWEDDTFTLSNTYDIGRYFTQPRYAMFSVSYDY from the coding sequence ATGACCGCCCGCCTTGTTTCGCCCCCCCCTGTCCGCCGGCCATCGCATGCACGCCTGTGCCGCATCAGCGTGCTGGCGCTTGCACTGAGTGGTGCCGTGGGCATCCTGGCCACGGGAACTGCCGCTGCGCAAAGCACCACTGCCGGCATTTACGGCAGTGTGCCGGCAGGCAGTGGTGCCACCGTTACCGCGCAGAGCGATACCGGCTTTACCCGTTCCGCAACCGTCGACGGCAGTGGCCGCTACGCGATCGGCAATCTCCCGGTAGGCACCTACACCGTCACCCTGCAACGCGAAGGCCAGGCTGCAGAGACGCGACGTAATATCGCCCTGCGCGTCGGTGCCGGCATCGATGTGTCCTTCGGCAGCAGCGATGGGTCCGGCGATACCGCCACCCTGGGCACCATCACGGTAACTGGCAAGAACATTTCGCCGGTGGACGTCTCTGCCACGGCCTCGCGTACCGTGATCACCGCCGAACAATTGCAGCGCTTGCCGCTGGCGCGTTCGGGCGAGGCCATCGCGCTGTTGTCGCCCGGTGCCGTGCAAGGCAGCGGCTATTTCGGAAATGCGATTTCGTTCGGCGGCGCCGGCGTCACCGAGAACGCCTATTACCTCAACGGCTACCTCAGCTCCAACCCGCTCTCCAATATCGGGGGCGTGACCCTTCCATTCGGCGCCATCGATCAGCAGGAAACCTACACCGGCGGCTACAGCGCGCGTTACGGCCGCTCGGCAGGCGGCGTGCTCAGCCAGGTCGGCAAGCGCGGCACCAACCAATGGCATTTCGGTGCGCAGGTCTTGTGGCGTCCGAAGTCGCTATCCAGCGAGGATAAAAATGTCTTCTATCCCGATACCGCCCCTCCTTCCGGCTACGAATACAGCGATGAAAGCCTGCCCGGCACTCTTTACCGTAGCCGAAAGGACGACACCTTCTGGAATACGGTCTACAGCGTTTATGGCGGCGGCCCGCTGATCGAAGATCGCCTGTTCGTGTTCGTTGCCGCAGAGCAGGAACGCAGCGAAGGCGTGTCCACCGCTCGCCGGGACGACCCGGTGATCGGCCGCAACAGCTATCGCACCGATGAGCCGAAGGTCTACGCCAAGATCGACTGGAACATCAACGACAGCAACATCCTCGAACTGACCGGCGTCAAGAACAATTCGCGCGATAGCGGTGTTTATAGCGACTTCAACGGCTATGCGGGTGTCAACGGCGACGCCAACGGCGCATTCGCCGATACGGTCAAGGTCAACGACCGCTATTACATCGGCAAGTACACCAGCTACATCACCGATGACCTGACCCTGAGCGCCACCTATGGCAAGAGCCGCCAGACCGACTTCCGCAACAACCCCAGCACGGCGCCGCTGCTGAGCAATACCAATCTGCAGGATCCGGCCATTACCGGTGGCAGCGAGATCCGCAACAACCAGACGTCCAGCCAGGCGCGCGATGGCGAAAACACCACGCGTGGCCTGCGCATCGACCTGGAATACGTGCTCGGCAGCCACACCCTCGCCGCAGGCGTGGACAACATGTATTTCAACGCCAACAACGAAGGCGTCATCACCACCGGCCCCGGCTTCGGCTGGGTCTACGGCCGCTCTTCGCGCCCCACCTCGCCCATCAGTGCTGCGCTGGGCGTGGGCCCGGCAGGTGGCAACGGTTACTACGCGTATCGCTCGGTATTCAATACGGCAACCAGCATGTCGGTCGAACAGAAAGCCTACTTCCTCGAAGACAAGTGGCAGGTCAACGACAAACTGCTGCTGACGCTGGGTATTCGCAACGACAAGTTCACCAACTTCAACGACGCAGGTGAGCCTTACGTGACCAGTGGCGACCAGTGGGCGCCGCGCCTGGGACTGAGCTGGGACGTCTTCGGCGATTCGTCACTCAAGGTGTATGGCAACGCCGGTCGCTACTACCTGGCACTGCCCAATAGCGTGGCGATCCGCGGGGCATCGCCGTCCACGTTTACACGCGAATACTTCACCTACACCGGCATCGATGCGCAGGGCAGCCCGACCGGGCTGACGCCGGTCGCAGTCGATCCCTCCGCCGGATTCTCCTGCTCGGGCAATATCGTCTCGTCCAACCTGGAGTGCGGTCAGGCGCCGGATGCGGCCGGTATCGCCGCATCCGATCTCAAGTCGATGTACCAGGACGAATTCATGCTTGGCTTCGACAAGACGCTGGGCGAAAGCTGGGTGACGGGCGCCAAGGCTACCTATCGCACGTTGGGCGCCACCATCGACGACGTCTGCGACGCCGACCGGATGCGCACCAAGTTGACTGCAATCGGCGTGGATCCCAGCACCGTCAACGTGCCCGGCTGCATCATCTTCAATCCAGGCGAAACAAACTCTTTCAGCCTGGCCAACCTGGACGGTTCCGGCCGCACCTCGGTCTCGATGTCGCCGTCGGACTGGGGCTTCGACAAAAAGGCCAAGCGAACCTATCTGGCAGTGGATCTTTTCCTGCAGCACCCCTTCGATGGCAAATGGGAAGGCCGCATCGACTACACCTGGTCGCGCAACTTCGGCAATACCGAAGGTCAGGTCAAGTCCGATATTGGCCAGGCCGATGTGTCCAAGACACAGGATTGGGATGCGGCGGCATTGATGTGGTATTCGGGCGGCTACCTGGCCAACGATCGCCGGCACCAGATCAAGATCTACGGCTCCTACCAGATCGCACCGGAATGGCTGATCGCAGGCAATATCCGCGTGCTGTCCGGTACGCCGAAGTCCTGCCTGGGCTATGTCAGCATCAACGGCATCAGCGAAGATTCCGATGCCGGCGATCCGGTGGGCTATGGCTCGTCGTACCACACCTGCAACGGCCAACCATCGCGTCCCGGCGATGCAGGGCGCCTGCCCTGGACCAAGATTGTGGACCTCGGCCTGACCTACCGCCCGGCCTTTGCGGACAACAAGCTCGCCATGACCCTTCAGGCGTTCAATATCTTCAACGAGCGCAAGCCGTTGCAGGTCGACTCCACCTGGGAAGACGACACTTTTACGCTGTCCAACACCTATGACATCGGCCGGTACTTCACCCAACCGCGCTATGCCATGTTCTCGGTGTCGTACGACTACTGA
- a CDS encoding energy transducer TonB, which translates to MMVRTRSQVSLRPTGIDASRVLAMSTAVALHLLAGGLLLIPLSYRAVPQPAPEPRWVMPITIETPPAPPPVLPVEVEFTPKTHVPSTPVTVQVQTPVISEAPVVDTASVALPAAADPVGETAPVATTPSSGPVEAGQLQYLSSPAPSYPVAALRAGQQGTVMLRVLVGTDGRPAEVSVQTSSGHRALDLAARSQVLRSWRFQPAM; encoded by the coding sequence ATGATGGTTCGCACACGATCGCAGGTTTCCCTGCGTCCCACAGGCATCGATGCTTCGCGCGTTCTGGCAATGAGTACCGCGGTGGCCTTGCATTTGCTGGCCGGCGGTTTGTTGTTGATTCCGCTGTCGTATCGGGCGGTTCCGCAGCCCGCGCCGGAACCGCGCTGGGTCATGCCGATCACCATCGAGACCCCGCCGGCGCCACCACCGGTGCTTCCGGTCGAGGTGGAGTTCACTCCGAAGACGCATGTCCCGTCCACGCCGGTGACTGTGCAGGTGCAGACCCCTGTGATCAGTGAAGCGCCGGTGGTGGACACCGCATCGGTGGCACTCCCTGCCGCAGCCGACCCGGTGGGCGAGACTGCACCGGTGGCAACGACACCCAGCAGCGGACCGGTCGAGGCAGGCCAGTTGCAGTATCTGAGTTCGCCCGCTCCCAGTTACCCGGTGGCTGCACTGCGCGCAGGCCAGCAAGGCACAGTGATGCTGCGCGTGTTGGTCGGTACCGATGGACGCCCGGCCGAGGTGAGCGTGCAGACCAGCAGCGGTCATCGCGCGCTCGATCTGGCCGCGCGTAGTCAGGTGCTGCGCAGCTGGCGCTTCCAGCCGGCGATGTAG
- the rlmH gene encoding 23S rRNA (pseudouridine(1915)-N(3))-methyltransferase RlmH, which yields MKCRLIATGERAPSWVAQGFAEYQKRLSHWMPLELVEIEPGLRGKGRDAQRAIDDEGRRVLAALPKSAHVVALDVPGRPLSSEQLAQRMEHWRSQGRDLAFLIGGPEGHAADVLKSASESWSIGPLTLPHMLVRLIVAEQLYRAAAMLANHPYHRA from the coding sequence ATGAAATGCCGATTGATCGCCACTGGCGAACGCGCTCCGTCCTGGGTGGCGCAGGGGTTTGCCGAATATCAGAAACGTCTCTCGCACTGGATGCCGCTGGAGCTGGTCGAGATCGAACCCGGCCTGCGCGGCAAGGGACGCGACGCGCAACGCGCCATCGACGACGAAGGTCGCCGCGTGCTGGCGGCGTTGCCGAAGAGCGCGCATGTAGTGGCGCTGGACGTGCCGGGCCGCCCGCTCAGTTCAGAGCAACTGGCCCAGCGCATGGAGCATTGGCGCAGCCAGGGGCGCGACCTGGCATTCCTGATCGGCGGCCCGGAAGGTCACGCCGCGGATGTACTGAAAAGCGCCAGCGAAAGCTGGTCGATCGGCCCGTTGACCCTGCCGCACATGCTGGTGCGCCTGATCGTGGCCGAGCAGCTGTATCGCGCGGCGGCCATGTTGGCAAACCATCCTTACCATCGCGCCTGA
- a CDS encoding alkaline phosphatase PhoX has product MPIFDPARRQVLKGSAALMAAGALGSLSALQSRQARAATSTSARLAPVPSRYGPLAPVADQSTGLPLLQLPRGFSYRSFGWSGDRMDDGQPCPDRHDGMAVVGLRRPDWRPGSDPLRGLEYVLIRNHERGAGSPFRAPAMYDTGIVSGTQSAGGGTTTLSYGRRGWGSLEPSLGGTLVNCAGGPTSWGTWLSCEEIKTNAVSSTGRKHGYVFEVDPDSHRTTGRPLVGLGRFSHEAVAIDPRTGIVYLTEDDRNKAGLYRFIPNDRRGRNGSLENGGRLQAARVRGRRNADLTVTSIGQQFQLEWVDIEEPDLDSIAAPAGFADIGANDTLSGPFAQAWADGALRMSRGEGIWYSYGKLFIVDTSTGVDAQGRRGYGNGAVWVLDLFTQRLSALFVSGNQLAAHNPDNVTVSARGGVVLCEDGGESPDEYGPGARLLGLTRQGESFYLAKNNVQLTSQQIANAGKTIAEGDYRDTEFCGACWDPLARTLFVNIQTPGITLAITGPWERGPL; this is encoded by the coding sequence ATGCCGATTTTCGATCCCGCCCGCCGCCAGGTTCTCAAGGGAAGCGCCGCCTTGATGGCCGCTGGCGCCCTTGGCAGCTTGAGCGCCTTGCAATCGCGCCAGGCCCGGGCCGCCACGTCTACGTCGGCGCGACTTGCGCCGGTTCCCAGCCGCTACGGCCCGCTGGCACCGGTGGCCGACCAGAGCACCGGATTGCCGCTGCTGCAGCTGCCGCGCGGTTTCAGCTACCGCTCGTTCGGCTGGAGCGGCGACCGCATGGACGATGGCCAGCCCTGCCCCGACCGTCACGACGGCATGGCCGTGGTCGGCCTGCGCCGGCCCGACTGGCGCCCGGGCAGCGACCCGCTGCGCGGCCTGGAATACGTCTTGATCCGCAATCACGAACGCGGCGCCGGCAGCCCGTTCCGCGCACCGGCGATGTACGACACCGGCATCGTCAGCGGCACCCAGTCCGCCGGCGGCGGCACCACCACGCTGAGTTACGGCCGCCGTGGCTGGGGCAGCCTGGAACCCAGCCTGGGCGGCACCCTGGTCAACTGCGCCGGCGGCCCGACCTCGTGGGGCACCTGGCTGAGTTGCGAAGAGATCAAGACCAATGCGGTGTCCAGCACCGGCCGCAAGCACGGCTACGTGTTCGAAGTGGACCCGGACAGCCACCGCACCACCGGCCGGCCGCTGGTGGGCCTGGGCCGCTTCAGCCACGAGGCGGTGGCGATCGACCCGCGCACCGGCATCGTCTATCTCACCGAAGACGACCGCAACAAGGCCGGGCTGTACCGCTTCATTCCCAACGACCGGCGTGGGCGTAACGGATCGCTGGAGAACGGCGGCCGGCTGCAGGCCGCGCGCGTGCGCGGTCGCCGCAATGCCGATCTGACCGTGACCAGCATCGGCCAGCAATTCCAGCTGGAATGGGTGGATATCGAAGAACCGGATCTGGACAGCATCGCCGCGCCGGCAGGCTTTGCAGATATCGGCGCCAACGACACCTTGAGCGGCCCGTTTGCGCAGGCCTGGGCCGATGGCGCGCTGCGCATGAGCCGCGGCGAAGGCATCTGGTACAGCTACGGCAAGCTGTTCATCGTCGACACCAGCACCGGCGTGGACGCGCAGGGCAGGCGCGGTTACGGCAATGGCGCAGTGTGGGTGCTGGACCTGTTCACCCAGCGCCTGAGCGCGCTGTTTGTCAGCGGCAACCAGCTCGCCGCGCACAACCCGGACAACGTCACCGTGAGCGCGCGCGGCGGCGTGGTGCTGTGCGAGGACGGCGGCGAAAGTCCGGACGAGTACGGCCCGGGCGCACGCCTGCTGGGCCTGACCCGCCAGGGCGAGTCGTTCTATCTGGCCAAGAACAACGTGCAGCTCACCTCGCAGCAGATCGCCAACGCCGGCAAGACGATTGCCGAGGGCGACTACCGCGATACCGAGTTCTGCGGCGCCTGCTGGGACCCGTTGGCGCGCACCCTGTTCGTCAACATCCAGACCCCGGGCATCACCCTGGCGATTACCGGGCCGTGGGAACGCGGACCGTTGTAA
- a CDS encoding J domain-containing protein, with translation MQPPPLRELYRKLASSLHPDRASDASDHATRTELMQRLNAAYKANDLLGLLELQAEIGLLDAQGVDAITPVRLQEYNRELDRQCKELKHQLTLHAMDFCDEYGLDLPTQPKPERLDKLLTQYKRDVSDDVGELRRDVRAMRALDDAQAVKRWLKLQRSRFAFN, from the coding sequence GTGCAGCCGCCTCCGTTGCGCGAGCTGTATCGCAAGCTGGCCAGCAGTCTGCACCCGGACCGGGCCAGCGACGCAAGCGATCACGCCACCCGTACCGAACTCATGCAGCGCCTCAATGCCGCCTACAAGGCTAACGATCTGCTAGGCCTGCTCGAACTGCAGGCGGAGATCGGTCTGCTGGATGCGCAGGGAGTGGATGCGATCACCCCTGTTCGGCTGCAGGAATACAACCGCGAGCTTGACCGTCAGTGCAAGGAGCTCAAGCACCAGCTGACTCTGCACGCGATGGATTTTTGCGACGAGTACGGGCTGGACCTGCCGACGCAACCCAAACCCGAGCGGTTGGACAAGCTGCTGACGCAGTACAAGCGGGATGTATCCGACGATGTGGGCGAGCTGCGGCGGGACGTGCGCGCGATGCGTGCGTTGGACGATGCACAGGCGGTCAAGCGCTGGCTCAAGCTGCAACGCAGCCGCTTCGCGTTCAACTGA
- the rsfS gene encoding ribosome silencing factor: MTSPAQVIKTSIPNPPPSVPALLATVRDAVEELKAKDVVEIDVRGKSSVCDYMVIASGTSTRHVKSIADEVVKFAKRLDVMPLGVEGEREAEWVLVDLGDVVVHVMLPRVREFYALERLWTVGDQRPEGDDVVDSE, translated from the coding sequence TTGACCAGTCCAGCCCAAGTCATCAAGACCTCCATTCCGAATCCGCCGCCGTCCGTGCCGGCCCTGTTGGCCACCGTACGCGACGCCGTCGAGGAACTGAAAGCCAAGGACGTGGTCGAGATCGATGTGCGCGGCAAGTCCAGCGTCTGCGACTACATGGTGATCGCGTCCGGGACCTCGACCCGCCACGTCAAGTCGATCGCCGACGAAGTGGTCAAGTTCGCCAAGCGCCTGGATGTGATGCCGCTGGGCGTGGAAGGCGAGCGCGAAGCCGAATGGGTGCTGGTGGACCTGGGCGACGTGGTGGTGCACGTGATGCTGCCGCGCGTGCGCGAGTTCTACGCGCTGGAGCGCCTGTGGACAGTGGGCGACCAGCGGCCCGAGGGCGATGACGTCGTCGATTCCGAGTAA
- the nadD gene encoding nicotinate-nucleotide adenylyltransferase: protein MRAGRAGTRDPGPGTREGQGEGQGEGQGEGQGEGQGEGQRAHSDQLAQPSLATSSSGSQEQQHFHAEHLAAPGSSDSRIPNPDSQLHLYYGGTFDPIHLGHLAIACAARDALGAVMHLVPAADPPHRAAPGATAAQRAQMLALALAGQPGLRLDPRELQRARADGAPSYTVDTLRELRAALGPQTPIAWLLGADAFVELSQWHQWEALFGLAHLVIAARPGTALDLAHSPALAAAVQGRWAASVDQLATSPAGRLWRLQQPLRGESASAVRARIASGADWQVLVPAAVAGFIAQHGLYGCARPAS from the coding sequence ATGAGGGCGGGGAGAGCCGGGACCCGGGACCCGGGACCGGGGACCCGGGAAGGGCAAGGTGAAGGGCAAGGTGAAGGGCAAGGTGAAGGGCAAGGTGAAGGGCAAGGTGAAGGGCAGCGAGCCCATTCCGACCAGCTTGCGCAGCCCAGCCTTGCAACCAGCTCTTCCGGGTCGCAGGAACAGCAACACTTCCATGCCGAACACCTTGCGGCCCCGGGCTCTTCCGATTCCCGAATCCCGAATCCCGATTCCCAGCTCCATCTTTACTACGGCGGCACCTTCGACCCGATCCACCTGGGCCACCTCGCCATTGCCTGCGCGGCGCGCGACGCGCTCGGTGCGGTGATGCATCTGGTCCCGGCCGCCGACCCGCCGCATCGTGCCGCGCCTGGCGCCACCGCTGCGCAGCGCGCGCAGATGCTGGCGCTGGCGCTTGCCGGCCAGCCCGGGTTGAGGCTCGATCCTCGCGAGTTGCAACGCGCGCGTGCCGACGGTGCGCCGTCCTACACGGTGGATACGCTGCGCGAGCTACGCGCGGCGCTGGGTCCGCAGACGCCGATCGCCTGGTTGCTGGGCGCCGATGCCTTTGTCGAGCTGAGCCAGTGGCACCAGTGGGAGGCGCTGTTCGGGCTGGCGCATTTGGTGATTGCCGCGCGCCCGGGCACTGCGCTGGATCTGGCCCATTCCCCAGCGCTTGCAGCGGCGGTGCAGGGCAGGTGGGCGGCCAGCGTGGACCAACTGGCAACGTCGCCGGCCGGCCGGCTGTGGCGACTGCAGCAGCCGTTGCGTGGCGAATCGGCCAGTGCGGTGCGCGCCCGCATCGCCAGCGGCGCCGACTGGCAGGTTCTGGTGCCGGCCGCCGTGGCGGGGTTTATCGCGCAGCACGGCCTGTACGGTTGCGCCCGCCCGGCGAGCTGA